A portion of the Candidatus Desulfatibia profunda genome contains these proteins:
- a CDS encoding cation-transporting ATPase PacS, whose amino-acid sequence AIETADVILSSGSLAGVSRALQLSRATMRTVRQNLFFAFLYNILLIPIAAGILAPFDFFPLFLRQLHPIFAALAMAMSSISVVSNSLRLYNAKTE is encoded by the coding sequence GCCATTGAAACCGCCGACGTCATCCTGTCCAGCGGGAGTTTGGCCGGAGTTTCGCGGGCGCTGCAACTCAGCCGGGCCACCATGAGAACCGTGCGGCAGAACCTCTTCTTTGCCTTCCTCTATAATATCCTGTTGATTCCCATCGCTGCGGGGATTCTGGCACCATTTGATTTTTTCCCGCTTTTTTTAAGACAGCTTCACCCGATATTTGCCGCTTTGGCCATGGCAATGAGTAGTATTTCAGTGGTAAGCAACAGTCTTCGCCTCTACAATGCCAAAACAGAATAA